A DNA window from Acropora palmata chromosome 12, jaAcrPala1.3, whole genome shotgun sequence contains the following coding sequences:
- the LOC141860115 gene encoding uncharacterized protein LOC141860115, whose translation MKLTRDCGKIIFIVLTTEFIWVTAKRHHNCSVGIDCLRQNESNNITRDIKKEVELDELSAAENRLEHASARSDIEKGSKRDNSFTDVMQNFLKLIQKARAVISSDGKATNLSVSSTPSQPTVSPTSPSPSVEVTSAATTQGVVTLPAPGVMATQPVSRQPATVPTMAPATTKHGQFIVATAPLPTPAVELTGKPGQSFHIIILHPKKGHTIGSSGIPGISPLAVIGGGVLPVPIGVPYPPGSPPPTGPSTKESGQHGEAAQCMNKSPHCRDWAKMNECVKNPAFMMANCRRSCTKCAKCENEGEHCFVWAKAGECGKNWKFMEQKCWKSCSNCAPCVDTLPSRCLIWTKRGECHKNRYFMEKQCWRSCSSCAKCENKNESCIDWAGKGLCQTFGAYMSQNCWKSCSSCAPCIDKHPDKCKDWATTGQCKKNREYMEENCWRTCSQCCKDKNEYCKSWAKRGECTKNPDFMSENCALSCSKC comes from the exons ATGAAACTTACCAGAGattgtggaaaaataatcttcATTGTTTTGACAACAGAGTTCATATGGGTCACAGCAAAAAGACATCACAATTGCAGCGTTGGCATCGATTGCTTGCGGCAAAACGAAAGCAATAATATAACCAGAGATATCAAAAAGGAAGTAGAGTTGGATGAACTTTCTGCTGCGGAAAATCGGTTGGAACATGCCAGTGCAAGAAGTGATATTGAGAAGGGGTCGAAGCGAgacaattctttcacagatgtTATGCAAAACTTTCTGAAGCTGATCCAGAAAGCAAGGGCCGTTATATCTAGTGATGGGAAGGCAACCAATTTGTCTGTCTCCAGCACACCATCGCAGCCCACTGTTTCTCCCACTAGTCCAAGTCCTTCAGTTGAAGTCACTAGCGCAGCGACGACTCAAGGCGTGGTCACATTACCGGCACCAGGTGTGATGGCAACTCAACCAGTCTCCCGTCAGCCAGCCACCGTACCAACAATGGCACCTGCGACAACAAAGCACGGTCAGTTCATCGTTGCCACTGCTCCCTTGCCCACCCCTGCGGTGGAACTAACTGGAAAACCCGGACAGAGTTTTCACATCATCATTTTACATCCGAAAAAAGGCCACACTATTGGAAGCTCTGGAATCCCTGGGATTTCCCCCCTCGCCGTTATTGGCGGTGGTGTCCTACCGGTACCAATAGGAGTTCCTTATCCACCGGGATCCCCGCCGCCCACTGGACCCAGCACAAAGGAAAGTGGTCAGCATGGGGAAGCTG CTCAATGCATGAATAAATCCCCGCATTGCAGAGATTGGGCAAAGATGAATGAATGCGTCAAGAACCCTGCTTTTATGATGGCGAACTGTCGGCGAAGCTGCACGAAATGTG CCAAGTGTGAAAATGAAGGCGAACATTGCTTCGTATGGGCTAAGGCTGGAGAATGCGGTAAAAACTGGAAATTCATGGAACAAAAATGCTGGAAAAGTTGCTCCAATTGTG CTCCATGCGTAGATACTTTGCCTTCAAGATGCCTCATTTGGACCAAAAGGGGAGAATGTCACAAAAACAGATATTTTATGGAGAAGCAATGTTGGAGAAGTTGCTCAAGTTGTG CAAAATGCGAAAACAAGAATGAGAGCTGCATAGACTGGGCCGGAAAAGGTCTGTGCCAGACGTTTGGGGCGTACATGTCGCAAAATTGTTGGAAAAGTTGTTCGTCTTGTG CTCCTTGCATTGACAAACACCCTGATAAATGCAAAGATTGGGCAACAACGGGGCAGTGCAAGAAGAACAGGGAATACATGGAAGAAAATTGCTGGAGGACATGCTCGCAAT GTTGCAAAGACAAGAACGAATATTGCAAAAGTTGGGCGAAAAGAGGTGAATGCACCAAAAACCCTGACTTTATGAGTGAAAATTGTGCACTTAGTTGCAGCAAATGTTAA